The Paenibacillus sp. FSL R7-0204 genome includes a region encoding these proteins:
- a CDS encoding response regulator transcription factor: MKILLAEDDTRLGELIVHMIKKKAAYTVEWVTSGDEAYDLASVSGYDVLVLDWMLPERDGREVCRQLRQDGYPGAILMLTARDSLEDRIRGLDAGADDYLVKPFEIDELLARLRALGRRTFLPLENDKCRIGELVLDRNSHRIAAGMQEVQLTPREYQLLDLLLKNQGTVLAREVILDRIWGMESEVTLKTIDATVKLLRKKLALLDGEQQHIHSIRGVGYSFEI; the protein is encoded by the coding sequence ATGAAGATCTTGCTCGCGGAAGACGATACCCGGCTGGGTGAACTGATCGTACATATGATTAAGAAGAAAGCGGCATACACCGTTGAATGGGTCACTTCCGGGGATGAGGCGTATGATCTCGCCAGTGTCTCAGGCTATGATGTGCTGGTGCTGGACTGGATGCTGCCGGAGCGGGATGGCCGGGAGGTGTGCCGTCAGCTGCGTCAGGATGGATATCCCGGGGCTATCCTGATGCTGACGGCCAGGGATTCGCTGGAAGACCGGATTCGCGGACTCGATGCGGGTGCGGATGATTATCTGGTGAAGCCGTTCGAAATTGATGAATTGCTGGCCCGGCTCCGGGCCTTGGGCCGACGGACCTTCCTCCCGCTGGAGAATGACAAATGCCGGATCGGAGAGCTGGTGCTGGACCGGAACAGCCACCGGATTGCGGCAGGGATGCAGGAAGTTCAGCTTACGCCCAGAGAGTATCAGCTCCTGGATCTGCTCCTGAAGAACCAGGGCACGGTGCTTGCCCGCGAGGTGATCCTGGACCGGATCTGGGGGATGGAATCTGAGGTTACGCTCAAGACCATCGATGCTACGGTCAAGCTGCTCCGTAAGAAGCTGGCACTCTTGGACGGAGAACAGCAGCACATTCACAGCATCCGGGGAGTGGGGTATAGCTTTGAAATTTAA
- a CDS encoding methyl-accepting chemotaxis protein, with amino-acid sequence MSQLIQKRPVRSTSIANTLAIVLLVIILVVFSILGTFFYSSTRSILVSQQESMLMTKTQGIVSQFDALFKEKGSLVKQMSTNSIFQKYIESTTADQITTSPHAAEALATLADIVKSEPSFADAWVAGLSGKGYFLQNDGLTSKSDFDIRARPYFKPVSESKGLYYSEPYADVISGKMLMGIFYPILNESSQMIGFIAADIAFDDIPQIMQSYSLGSTGFSILATRSGDILYHPDEAKVLKEKITESPGDLGAIGKKMINGESGVSLIDDNGNPRYIGYATSKDTGWSVGLTITRQEALSELTSFTRTTITGFAVAALVLVFICYLTLRYLLRSIPKLLAAIQRIADGDLTVQLNDASRNEIGQIAHGIAGMVQKIQGMIQVIHNTTQVLTQSSQNLQAISTKTAITMNETATAINEIANATNYQSVESESILHKTGALSNQIDEITSDAQTVGTMVQTSAELSSSGLDLVEQLSKAAEDNHRSTQAMSSLIEDIDLSRHEISGIVGTVNQIATQTNLLALNASIEAARAGEHGRGFAVVAGEVRKLAEQTARATEEIYKKVSAIEEKTSLSVEHTTLGLTIAEENAKSVENAKQVFFSLNSDLEELKVRMLQISNNTSIVHKHKDEILQAIEVISSTTEENSASTEEVSANTQEQLGSIEQVAELSRELSDISQRLEEELRQFKLE; translated from the coding sequence ATGTCACAGCTAATTCAAAAACGGCCAGTCCGTTCAACCAGCATCGCCAACACATTGGCCATTGTGCTGCTAGTCATTATTCTTGTCGTCTTCTCGATCCTGGGTACCTTCTTCTATTCCAGCACCCGAAGCATTCTAGTAAGCCAGCAAGAGTCGATGCTGATGACCAAAACGCAGGGAATTGTCAGCCAGTTCGATGCTCTGTTCAAGGAGAAGGGCTCACTGGTCAAACAAATGTCCACCAACTCGATTTTTCAAAAATATATTGAGAGCACTACAGCAGATCAAATCACCACTTCCCCCCACGCCGCAGAAGCACTCGCCACACTGGCGGACATTGTAAAGTCTGAGCCCTCCTTCGCCGATGCCTGGGTGGCCGGGTTATCCGGGAAGGGATATTTCCTCCAAAATGACGGTCTGACCTCTAAATCGGACTTTGATATCCGCGCCCGCCCCTACTTCAAGCCTGTATCCGAATCCAAGGGTCTCTACTATTCTGAACCTTACGCCGACGTCATTAGCGGCAAAATGCTGATGGGCATTTTCTATCCGATTCTGAATGAGAGCAGCCAAATGATCGGCTTCATTGCCGCAGATATTGCTTTCGATGACATCCCGCAGATCATGCAGAGCTACTCCTTGGGAAGCACCGGGTTCTCCATTCTGGCTACCCGCTCTGGCGATATTCTCTACCACCCGGATGAAGCCAAGGTACTGAAGGAGAAAATTACAGAGAGTCCGGGCGATCTAGGCGCCATCGGTAAAAAAATGATTAACGGCGAATCCGGCGTATCGCTCATTGATGATAATGGCAACCCCCGTTATATCGGCTATGCCACCAGCAAGGATACCGGATGGTCTGTAGGCTTAACCATTACCCGGCAAGAGGCGCTTAGCGAGCTGACGTCCTTCACCCGGACGACCATCACCGGTTTTGCTGTTGCCGCTTTGGTCCTGGTGTTCATCTGTTATCTCACACTGCGCTACCTGTTACGCTCCATTCCAAAACTGCTGGCCGCTATCCAACGGATTGCAGACGGAGACCTGACGGTTCAGCTCAATGATGCCTCTCGCAATGAAATCGGACAGATTGCTCATGGCATTGCGGGCATGGTCCAGAAGATTCAGGGCATGATTCAGGTGATCCATAACACGACTCAGGTGCTGACCCAATCCTCCCAGAACCTGCAAGCCATCTCTACCAAAACCGCGATAACCATGAACGAAACGGCTACGGCCATTAATGAAATTGCGAATGCTACCAACTACCAGTCCGTTGAATCGGAGAGCATTCTTCACAAAACCGGTGCGTTGTCGAATCAGATTGACGAGATCACCAGTGATGCCCAGACTGTAGGAACCATGGTACAGACCTCAGCAGAGCTCAGCAGTTCCGGTCTTGACTTGGTGGAGCAACTCTCCAAAGCTGCAGAAGACAATCACAGATCTACACAAGCGATGTCATCGCTCATTGAGGATATTGATCTGAGCCGTCATGAGATTTCGGGTATCGTAGGCACAGTGAATCAAATAGCGACACAGACCAATCTGCTCGCCCTTAATGCTTCCATTGAAGCGGCACGGGCAGGTGAACATGGCAGAGGCTTCGCGGTGGTAGCTGGTGAGGTGCGTAAGCTTGCCGAGCAAACAGCCCGGGCTACTGAAGAAATCTACAAGAAGGTCAGCGCCATTGAGGAAAAAACAAGCCTATCCGTAGAACACACTACTCTTGGCCTTACGATTGCGGAGGAGAATGCCAAATCTGTCGAGAATGCGAAGCAGGTCTTCTTCAGCTTGAACAGTGACCTGGAGGAGCTGAAGGTACGGATGCTGCAGATCAGCAATAACACCTCGATTGTCCACAAGCACAAGGATGAGATTCTGCAGGCGATTGAGGTCATATCTTCGACGACCGAGGAGAATTCTGCCTCCACTGAAGAGGTAAGTGCCAATACACAGGAGCAGCTCGGCAGTATTGAGCAGGTAGCTGAACTGTCCAGAGAGCTGAGCGACATCTCACAGAGGCTGGAGGAAGAACTGCGGCAGTTCAAGCTGGAGTAA
- a CDS encoding sensor histidine kinase — MKFNVFRSGASSSGNDLFARTQKRLTWRYSAVMSVFLLLSFLIIYLLLYLLIWNNQKERLNSLLDAEVKQLQGPMFNELLQGRDHGPGNQEFTLSADQSFYVILNTEGGLLGSGEIQPGLKEQVLKLADSGAAKTAEGLAVVELEQGPGLLHKGNDPKDSPQAAYLLGSRVFEHKGQPAGILYAGKDVTFQQQLFRWLLGVLAAIAAAFILLAAVFSRVMSRQAMVPVREAYDRQKHFAADASHELRTPLSVMLSSIETLKLEDSINEQAFTRHVVDGMYSEVQRMTALTRDLLLLARSDAGLLEQVLRRFDLAPVLALTLSGLGVLAEAKQIRLTLEAPAELPVKQDQEKLVQLMVILLENAIKFTPAGGRVILRAALIQKNSSTWLALEVQDTGVGIPAEDLSRIFERFYRPDQSRSREAGGHGLGLAIAKELVDTLGGSIRAENCPGGGSVFRVELRS; from the coding sequence TTGAAATTTAATGTTTTTCGTTCCGGGGCCAGCAGCTCCGGCAATGACTTGTTCGCACGCACCCAAAAGCGCCTTACCTGGCGGTATAGTGCGGTGATGAGCGTATTTCTGCTATTGTCTTTCCTTATCATCTATCTGCTTCTGTATCTCCTGATCTGGAATAACCAGAAGGAGCGGCTTAATTCTCTGCTGGATGCCGAGGTGAAGCAGCTGCAAGGACCTATGTTCAATGAACTGCTGCAAGGGAGGGACCATGGGCCGGGGAATCAGGAATTTACGCTCAGTGCGGATCAGTCATTCTACGTGATCTTGAATACGGAGGGCGGTCTGCTGGGCAGTGGCGAGATTCAGCCGGGACTGAAGGAGCAGGTGCTGAAGCTAGCGGATTCCGGGGCGGCCAAGACAGCGGAGGGACTTGCGGTAGTGGAGCTGGAGCAGGGGCCAGGCCTGCTGCATAAGGGGAATGATCCCAAGGACAGCCCGCAGGCTGCTTATCTGCTCGGCAGCCGGGTCTTCGAGCATAAGGGGCAGCCTGCGGGCATCCTGTATGCCGGTAAAGATGTTACCTTCCAGCAGCAGTTATTCCGCTGGCTTCTCGGCGTATTGGCCGCCATCGCAGCAGCATTCATCCTGCTGGCCGCCGTCTTCAGCCGGGTGATGTCGCGGCAGGCGATGGTGCCGGTCCGCGAGGCGTATGACCGGCAGAAGCACTTCGCGGCGGACGCCTCGCATGAGCTCCGCACGCCGCTGAGCGTGATGCTGTCCTCCATCGAGACGCTGAAGCTGGAGGACAGCATCAATGAACAGGCGTTCACCCGTCATGTGGTGGACGGGATGTATTCGGAGGTCCAGCGGATGACCGCGCTGACCCGTGACCTGCTCCTGCTGGCCCGCAGTGATGCCGGGCTGCTGGAGCAGGTCCTCCGGCGCTTCGACCTCGCGCCGGTTCTGGCCCTTACGCTCTCCGGCCTGGGCGTGCTGGCCGAAGCGAAGCAGATCCGGCTTACCCTCGAAGCTCCGGCGGAGCTTCCGGTGAAGCAGGATCAGGAGAAGCTGGTGCAGCTCATGGTCATTCTGCTGGAGAATGCCATCAAGTTCACACCCGCAGGCGGCCGCGTCATTCTGCGGGCTGCGCTCATTCAGAAGAACAGCAGCACGTGGCTGGCGCTGGAGGTACAGGATACAGGCGTGGGTATTCCTGCGGAAGACCTGAGCCGGATCTTCGAGCGCTTCTACCGCCCTGACCAGTCGCGTTCGCGGGAGGCCGGGGGCCACGGGCTGGGACTTGCCATTGCCAAGGAGCTGGTAGACACGCTTGGCGGCAGCATACGGGCTGAGAACTGCCCTGGCGGAGGCAGCGTGTTCCGTGTGGAGCTGCGGAGCTGA